Proteins from a genomic interval of Cervus elaphus chromosome 13, mCerEla1.1, whole genome shotgun sequence:
- the LOC122706849 gene encoding 60S ribosomal protein L17-like, protein MVRYSLDPENPTKSCKSRGSNLRVHFKNTHETAQAIKGMHIRKATKYLKDVTLKKQCVPFRRYNGGVGRCAQAKQWGWTQGRWPKKSAEFLLHMLKNAESNAELKGLDVDSLVIEHIQVNKAPKMRRRTYRAHGRINPYMSSPCHIEMILTEKEQIVPKPEEEVAQKKKISQKKLKKQKLMARE, encoded by the coding sequence ATGGTGCGCTATTCACTcgacccagaaaaccccacaaaatcatgcaaatcaagaggttcaaatcttcgtgttcactttaagaacactCATGAGACTGCCCAGGCCATAAAGGGTATGCATATCCGAAAAGCCACCAAGTATCTGAaggatgtcactttaaagaagcaatgtgtGCCATTCCGTCGTTACAATGGTGGAGTTGGTAGGTGTGCACAGgccaaacagtggggctggacacagggtcggtggcccaaaaagagtgctgaatttttactacacatgctcaaaaatgcagagagtaatgctGAACTTAAGGGCTTAGATGTAGATTCTCTGGTCATTGAGCACATCCAAGTGAACAAAGCCCCCAAGATGAGGCGCAGGACTTACAGAGCTCACGGTCGGATCAACCCCTAcatgagctctccctgccacattgagatgatccttactgaaaaagaacagattgttcctaaaccagaagaggaggttgcacagaagaaaaagatatcccagaagaaactgaagaaacaaaaacttatggcccGGGAATAA